A genomic segment from Nodularia sphaerocarpa UHCC 0038 encodes:
- the secF gene encoding protein translocase subunit SecF produces the protein MKLSINKSRSLWWTISSAIILTSLISMVISWQNPQIRAPLRPGLDFIGGTRLQLERDCTQAGNCDQPININTVREVSQAQGLGDSSIQIVGENGISIRSKDLDVDQRTKLQTALTEKIGTFDPQKNQIDSVGPTLGAELFRSGILALLVSFAGIIIYLTFRFQLDYALFAIVALFHDVLVTVGAFSIFGLVLRTEVDSLFIVSLLTIIGFSVNDTVVIYDRIRETIKINPERPIADIVDDAVNQTLGRSINTSFTTMLPLFAIYFLGGDTLKNFALALIIGFTAGAYSSLFIASTLLTWWRERTAKSPVLVSAEAVDTSASSQDS, from the coding sequence ATGAAACTGAGTATTAACAAATCGCGATCGCTATGGTGGACTATTTCTAGTGCCATTATTCTCACCAGTCTGATCTCAATGGTGATTTCGTGGCAAAATCCCCAAATTCGCGCACCCCTACGCCCCGGTTTAGATTTCATCGGTGGTACGCGCTTGCAGTTGGAACGTGACTGTACACAAGCAGGTAACTGCGATCAACCAATAAACATCAACACAGTGCGGGAAGTATCACAGGCACAGGGTTTAGGCGATAGCAGCATCCAAATAGTTGGTGAGAATGGCATCTCAATTCGCAGCAAAGATTTAGATGTTGATCAGCGCACCAAATTACAAACTGCTTTAACCGAAAAAATTGGCACTTTTGATCCGCAAAAAAACCAAATTGACTCTGTTGGCCCTACCCTGGGAGCCGAATTATTTCGGTCTGGTATTCTCGCCCTGCTTGTTTCCTTTGCGGGGATTATTATTTACTTGACCTTCCGCTTCCAGTTAGACTATGCCTTATTTGCCATTGTGGCGCTGTTTCACGATGTTTTAGTAACTGTAGGCGCTTTTTCCATTTTTGGGTTAGTCCTACGCACAGAAGTGGATAGTCTGTTCATTGTTTCCCTGCTGACAATTATCGGTTTCTCCGTCAATGATACAGTAGTGATTTATGATCGCATTCGCGAAACTATTAAAATCAATCCTGAGCGTCCCATTGCTGACATTGTGGATGATGCTGTCAACCAAACATTAGGAAGGTCGATCAACACCAGCTTTACCACGATGCTGCCATTATTTGCTATCTATTTCCTTGGTGGCGACACTCTAAAAAACTTTGCTTTAGCGCTAATTATTGGCTTTACTGCGGGGGCTTATTCCAGCCTTTTTATCGCCAGTACCCTCCTGACTTGGTGGCGAGAACGCACAGCCAAATCTCCGGTGTTAGTCAGTGCTGAGGCAGTTGATACATCTGCTAGTTCCCAAGACAGCTAA